One Mycobacterium kubicae genomic window carries:
- a CDS encoding fumarate reductase/succinate dehydrogenase flavoprotein subunit, with amino-acid sequence MMQIPDPAAPLRLDCDVLVIGGGTAGTMAALTAAEHGAQVLLLEKAHVRHSGALAMGMDGVNNAVIPGKAEPEDYVAEITRANDGIVNQRTIYQTATRGFAMVQRLERYGVKFEKDEHGEYAVRRVHRSGSYVLPMPEGKDVKKALYRVLRQKNMREKIRIENRLMPVRVLTDDSSGERRAVGAAALHTRTGEFVAIGAKAVILATGACGRLGLPASGYLYGTYENPTNAGDGYSMAYHAGAELSGIECFQVNPLIKDYNGPACAYVANPFGGYQVNAQGERFVDSDYWSGQMMAEVKTEIDSARGPIYLKVSHLPDETLTALENILHTTERPTRGTFHANRGHDYRTHDIEMHISEIGLCSGHSASGVWVDEHARTTVPGLYAAGDLACVPHNYMIGAFVFGDLAGAHAAGTSAEIEAPQHLPDDQLRAAHELIYRPLRHPDGPPQPQVEYKLRRFVNDYVAPPKSAAKLSIAVRTFERMRAEIAEMGARTPHELMRAVEVSFIRDCAEMAARSSLTRTESRWGLYHDRADLPGRDDSQWGYHLNLHQGPDGQMLFLKRPVAPYFVSVPELDGLPPSDQSVREVEQPALIGGQAPAATGSRIAPAVTVNPPSPRIAEVLALEEPGLAELAPYLSDADPGVRRTAVATLTEHMPDGYAQALIAALDDADASVRRGAAEGIRELVEVLPEATDVRAYAESPDTVVRAAAIYVLAARRVGDAEQYRRALTDADHRVRIEAVRALVSVDDVGGVQAATGDENREVRIAAASGLATLGGGADAVSALIDDPDPLVRAAALAALGRIGCDATNLRVVAQALRAPAWQVREGAARALAGAPADDAIPRLSEAVCDAHLDVRKAAVLSLTRWADHPAAREALRIALKDNDADVRAYARRALEQVTV; translated from the coding sequence ATGATGCAAATTCCCGACCCCGCCGCACCGCTGCGGCTGGACTGTGACGTGCTGGTCATCGGCGGCGGCACCGCGGGCACCATGGCGGCGCTGACCGCCGCCGAGCACGGCGCGCAGGTGCTGCTGTTGGAGAAAGCGCATGTGCGCCACTCCGGTGCGCTGGCGATGGGCATGGACGGGGTGAACAACGCCGTCATCCCGGGCAAGGCCGAACCTGAGGACTACGTTGCCGAGATCACCCGCGCCAACGACGGAATCGTCAACCAGCGCACCATCTATCAGACCGCCACCCGCGGCTTCGCCATGGTCCAGCGGCTGGAGCGCTACGGGGTGAAGTTCGAAAAGGACGAGCACGGCGAGTACGCGGTGCGCCGCGTTCACCGATCCGGCTCGTATGTGCTGCCCATGCCCGAGGGCAAAGACGTCAAGAAGGCGCTGTACCGGGTGCTGCGGCAGAAGAACATGCGGGAGAAGATCCGGATCGAAAACCGGTTGATGCCGGTGCGGGTGCTCACCGACGACTCTTCTGGGGAACGCCGAGCCGTCGGTGCCGCCGCATTGCACACGCGCACCGGCGAATTCGTCGCCATCGGCGCCAAGGCGGTGATCCTGGCGACCGGCGCGTGCGGGCGCCTGGGTCTGCCGGCCTCGGGGTATCTGTACGGCACCTACGAGAACCCGACCAACGCCGGTGACGGGTATTCGATGGCCTACCACGCCGGCGCGGAGTTGTCCGGCATCGAGTGCTTCCAAGTCAACCCGCTGATCAAGGATTACAACGGCCCGGCCTGCGCGTACGTGGCGAACCCGTTCGGCGGGTATCAGGTCAACGCGCAGGGCGAGCGGTTCGTCGACTCCGATTACTGGTCGGGGCAGATGATGGCAGAAGTCAAGACCGAGATCGACTCGGCTCGCGGTCCCATCTATCTCAAGGTGTCACACCTGCCGGATGAGACGCTGACCGCGCTGGAGAACATCCTGCACACCACCGAACGGCCCACCCGCGGCACCTTCCACGCCAACCGCGGCCACGACTACCGCACCCACGACATCGAGATGCACATCTCCGAAATCGGCTTGTGCAGTGGGCATTCCGCGTCCGGGGTATGGGTCGACGAGCATGCCCGCACCACGGTGCCGGGCCTGTACGCCGCGGGCGACCTGGCATGTGTGCCACACAACTACATGATCGGGGCGTTCGTCTTCGGTGACCTGGCCGGCGCCCACGCCGCCGGCACGTCCGCGGAAATTGAAGCGCCGCAGCACCTTCCGGATGACCAGCTGCGCGCGGCGCACGAACTGATCTACCGGCCGCTGCGCCATCCCGACGGGCCGCCCCAGCCGCAGGTCGAATACAAGCTGCGTCGTTTCGTCAACGACTATGTCGCGCCGCCGAAGAGCGCCGCGAAGCTGTCCATCGCGGTACGCACCTTCGAGCGGATGCGTGCGGAGATCGCCGAGATGGGCGCTCGGACACCGCATGAGCTGATGCGTGCGGTGGAGGTGTCGTTCATCCGGGACTGCGCCGAGATGGCCGCCCGGTCCTCGCTCACCCGTACCGAATCGCGGTGGGGTCTCTACCACGACCGCGCCGACCTGCCGGGTCGCGACGACAGCCAGTGGGGTTATCACCTCAACCTGCACCAGGGGCCCGACGGCCAGATGCTTTTCCTGAAGCGGCCCGTGGCGCCGTATTTCGTCTCGGTTCCGGAATTGGACGGGTTGCCGCCGTCCGATCAATCGGTACGCGAGGTGGAGCAGCCGGCGCTGATCGGCGGTCAGGCCCCGGCCGCCACCGGATCCCGCATCGCCCCTGCGGTGACCGTGAACCCGCCGTCGCCGCGGATCGCCGAGGTGCTGGCCCTCGAAGAACCCGGACTGGCCGAGCTGGCCCCCTACCTGAGCGATGCGGACCCGGGAGTACGGCGGACCGCGGTGGCGACGCTGACCGAGCACATGCCCGACGGCTATGCGCAGGCGCTGATCGCCGCACTCGACGACGCCGACGCCTCGGTGCGCCGCGGCGCCGCCGAGGGCATCCGCGAACTGGTCGAAGTGCTGCCCGAGGCCACCGACGTCCGGGCCTACGCGGAGTCCCCGGACACGGTGGTGCGTGCGGCCGCGATCTATGTGCTGGCCGCGCGGCGCGTCGGTGACGCCGAGCAATACCGTCGCGCGCTGACCGACGCCGACCACCGGGTGCGCATCGAAGCCGTGCGTGCACTGGTTTCCGTCGACGATGTGGGTGGTGTCCAAGCCGCCACTGGTGACGAGAACCGCGAGGTACGCATCGCCGCGGCCAGTGGCCTGGCCACGCTGGGTGGTGGCGCCGATGCGGTCAGCGCGCTGATCGACGACCCGGATCCGCTGGTGCGCGCGGCGGCGTTGGCGGCGTTGGGACGGATCGGTTGTGACGCAACGAATTTGCGCGTTGTCGCACAGGCGTTGCGGGCGCCGGCGTGGCAGGTGCGCGAAGGCGCGGCTCGCGCCCTGGCGGGAGCGCCGGCCGACGATGCGATACCGCGACTGAGCGAAGCGGTCTGCGACGCCCATCTCGATGTCCGCAAAGCCGCGGTGCTCAGCCTGACCCGCTGGGCCGATCACCCCGCGGCGCGCGAGGCGTTGCGAATTGCGCTGAAGGACAACGACGCTGACGTGCGCGCCTATGCGCGTCGGGCATTGGAGCAGGTGACCGTCTAG
- a CDS encoding GNAT family N-acetyltransferase translates to MTDFPPDHITGPRLLLRPPALEDADAIYDRIASDPEVTRFLLWSPHPDVAETRRVIINQLLKNNHERSWVITLRNSGDVVGLISCRRQVPHSVEVGYCLSRQWWDKGVMSEALNALVAELANDPRVFRIWATCHVDNARSARLLQRAGFALEGRLVRHAVYPTMGVEPHDSLLYARILR, encoded by the coding sequence GTGACCGACTTCCCGCCCGATCACATCACCGGCCCACGGCTGCTGCTGCGGCCGCCGGCGCTCGAGGACGCCGACGCCATCTACGACAGAATCGCCAGCGATCCAGAGGTCACCCGGTTTCTGCTGTGGAGTCCGCACCCCGACGTCGCCGAGACCCGCCGGGTCATCATCAACCAGTTGCTCAAGAACAATCACGAACGCAGTTGGGTGATCACCCTGCGCAACAGCGGCGATGTCGTCGGGTTGATCAGTTGCCGCCGGCAGGTGCCGCACTCGGTGGAAGTGGGGTACTGCCTCAGCCGGCAGTGGTGGGACAAGGGTGTGATGTCCGAAGCGCTCAACGCGCTGGTGGCCGAGCTGGCCAACGATCCTCGGGTGTTCCGCATCTGGGCCACCTGCCACGTCGACAATGCGCGGTCCGCGCGACTACTGCAGCGAGCGGGATTCGCCTTGGAAGGCCGGTTGGTCCGGCACGCCGTCTACCCCACCATGGGCGTCGAACCACACGACAGCCTGCTCTACGCCCGGATTCTGCGCTGA
- a CDS encoding serine hydrolase domain-containing protein produces MNLDGNQTTIREICDAGLLSGAVTVVWQRGDVLQVNEIGYRDVDAGLPMQRDTLFRIASMTKPVTVAAAMSLVDEGKLTLRDPIARWAPELAKPRVLDDPAGPLDRTHPVRRPILIEDLLTHTSGLAYSFSVSGPISRAYMQLPFNQGSDAWLAELGALPLVHQPGERVTYSHSIDVLGVLLSRIEDKPFHEVLDERVLGPAGMPDTGFFVSSEARGRAATMYRLDENDTLRHDVMGPPHVKPPSFCNAGGGLWSTADDYLRFVRILLGDGSIDGVRVLSPESVRLMRTDRLTEEQKRHNFLGAPFWVGRGFGLNLSVVTDPAKSRPLFGPGGLGTFSWPGAYGTWWQADPTADLVLLYLIQFCPDLSVDAAAAVAGNPALAKLRSAQPKFVRHTYRALGL; encoded by the coding sequence GTGAATCTCGACGGCAATCAGACCACCATCCGGGAGATTTGTGACGCCGGTTTGCTGTCGGGCGCGGTGACGGTGGTTTGGCAGCGCGGCGATGTGTTGCAGGTCAACGAAATCGGATACCGCGACGTCGACGCCGGCTTGCCGATGCAACGGGACACATTGTTCCGGATCGCGTCGATGACCAAGCCGGTGACCGTCGCAGCGGCCATGAGCCTGGTCGACGAGGGCAAGCTGACGTTGCGCGATCCAATCGCGCGGTGGGCGCCCGAATTGGCCAAGCCCCGGGTGCTCGACGATCCGGCCGGCCCGCTGGACCGCACGCATCCGGTACGTCGGCCCATCCTGATCGAGGATCTGCTCACCCACACCAGCGGACTGGCGTACAGCTTCTCGGTCTCTGGACCGATCTCCCGGGCCTACATGCAACTCCCCTTCAACCAGGGTTCTGATGCGTGGCTGGCCGAATTGGGCGCGTTGCCGCTGGTACACCAGCCCGGCGAGCGGGTGACCTACAGCCACTCCATCGACGTGCTGGGCGTCCTCTTGTCCCGCATCGAGGACAAGCCGTTCCATGAGGTGCTCGACGAGCGGGTGCTGGGTCCGGCGGGGATGCCGGACACCGGGTTCTTCGTCTCGAGTGAAGCCCGGGGCCGCGCCGCCACGATGTACCGACTCGACGAAAACGACACGTTGCGCCACGACGTGATGGGTCCGCCCCACGTCAAGCCGCCGTCGTTCTGCAACGCCGGGGGCGGGCTGTGGTCGACCGCCGACGACTACCTGCGGTTCGTGCGAATACTGCTGGGCGACGGATCAATTGACGGGGTTCGGGTGTTGTCGCCCGAGTCGGTACGGCTGATGCGCACCGACCGGCTGACCGAGGAGCAGAAACGGCACAACTTCCTGGGCGCACCGTTCTGGGTGGGGCGTGGGTTCGGGCTGAACCTGTCGGTGGTGACCGATCCGGCCAAGTCCAGGCCGTTGTTCGGTCCGGGCGGACTCGGAACGTTCAGCTGGCCGGGCGCCTACGGCACCTGGTGGCAGGCAGATCCCACCGCGGATCTGGTTCTGCTCTACCTGATCCAGTTCTGTCCTGACCTGTCGGTGGATGCGGCCGCGGCCGTCGCGGGGAATCCGGCCCTGGCGAAACTTCGCTCCGCACAACCGAAGTTCGTCCGCCACACCTATCGCGCACTCGGGCTGTGA
- a CDS encoding LppX_LprAFG lipoprotein, with protein sequence MIGLIYPVQTFHRRHSHKTPKLGAMAVLFAMALLATLISGCGQKSSTGSSQTSQPSGSSATSGTSGASGTSGAAAPQAQQILQDSSKATKGLHSVHVTVNVIGLPDLPFENVDADVTNQPQGNGQAVGRAKVRMQPNTPAVDTDFLVSNKTMYTKKDGAYNSVGPAERIYDPGIILDKDRGLGAVIGQVQNPNIQGHETVNGIATVKVAGTIDASIVDPIVPQLGKGGGTLPITLWIVDVNAGPPAISTPASPTPAPGAAANLVQMVINKGQGNVNITLSNWGAPVTIPNPTG encoded by the coding sequence ATGATTGGCTTGATCTACCCAGTTCAAACCTTCCACCGACGTCACTCACATAAAACTCCGAAGCTCGGGGCAATGGCCGTGCTGTTTGCCATGGCGCTCCTAGCAACTCTCATTTCCGGGTGCGGGCAGAAATCGAGCACGGGGTCATCGCAGACCTCGCAACCGTCCGGGTCGTCGGCGACCTCGGGGACTTCGGGAGCATCCGGGACCTCCGGAGCGGCCGCGCCGCAGGCCCAGCAGATCCTGCAGGACAGCTCCAAGGCAACCAAAGGCCTGCATTCGGTCCACGTGACGGTCAACGTCATCGGCCTCCCGGATCTGCCGTTCGAGAACGTCGACGCGGACGTGACCAATCAGCCGCAGGGCAATGGCCAGGCCGTCGGACGAGCCAAGGTTCGGATGCAGCCCAACACCCCGGCAGTCGACACCGACTTCCTGGTCTCCAACAAGACGATGTACACCAAGAAGGACGGCGCCTATAACTCGGTGGGTCCCGCTGAACGGATCTACGACCCGGGCATCATCCTGGACAAGGACCGCGGTCTCGGCGCCGTGATCGGGCAGGTACAGAACCCCAACATTCAGGGTCACGAGACGGTCAACGGCATCGCGACGGTCAAGGTGGCGGGCACCATCGACGCCTCGATCGTCGACCCGATCGTGCCGCAGCTTGGCAAGGGCGGTGGCACGCTGCCGATCACACTGTGGATCGTCGACGTCAACGCCGGCCCCCCGGCCATCTCCACGCCTGCATCGCCGACGCCGGCGCCCGGCGCGGCGGCGAACCTGGTGCAGATGGTGATCAACAAGGGCCAGGGCAACGTCAACATCACCCTGTCCAACTGGGGAGCACCCGTCACCATCCCCAACCCGACGGGCTAG
- a CDS encoding cytochrome b5 domain-containing protein has translation MTNDLPEVRERAAGPRPAPPPGGPPLSDVWVYNGRAYDLSDWIAKHPGGAFFIGRTKNRDITAIIAAYHRDPAKVERLLESRYALGRDATPRDIHPKHNAPPFLFKEDFNSWRDTPRYRFDNDNDLMHRVKQRLEEPALATRIRRMDTLFNVVVVLLAIAYFAVQGVRLVTPHWMPLWAFVTGMVLLRSSLVGYGHYALHRAQRGMNRFFANAFDLNYVALSLVVADGHTLLHHPYTQSDVDIKKNVFTMMMRLPRLYRVPVHTLHKFGHLLSGMAFRVADVWNMTRKVGVEEGYGSWRNALPHFLGSSAVRLLLVGELVIFLAAGDFWAWALQFVATLWVSTFLVVASHEFEDEHEPELAGEDWGVDQVVHANDLKVVGNRYLDCFLSAGLSSHRVHHVLPFQRSGFANIVTEDVLREEAAKSGVEWLPAKSFLTDRLPKLCRTYLLSPSRQARDLNWGVVREHFSPTAWKASAEYVASGFVGIGSV, from the coding sequence ATGACCAACGACCTTCCCGAAGTCCGGGAGCGTGCCGCCGGTCCGCGGCCCGCGCCTCCGCCGGGTGGGCCGCCGCTGTCGGATGTCTGGGTGTACAACGGACGGGCGTACGACCTGAGCGACTGGATCGCCAAGCACCCCGGCGGCGCCTTCTTCATCGGCCGCACCAAGAACCGCGACATCACCGCCATCATTGCGGCCTACCACCGCGATCCGGCCAAGGTCGAGCGCCTCCTGGAAAGCCGATATGCGTTGGGCCGCGACGCAACTCCGCGAGACATCCACCCCAAACACAACGCGCCGCCGTTCTTGTTCAAAGAGGACTTCAACAGCTGGCGCGACACCCCCCGGTACCGCTTCGACAACGACAACGACCTGATGCACCGGGTCAAGCAGCGTCTCGAGGAACCGGCGCTCGCGACGCGGATTCGGCGCATGGACACGCTGTTCAACGTCGTCGTCGTGTTGCTGGCCATCGCCTACTTCGCAGTGCAGGGCGTGCGACTGGTCACACCGCACTGGATGCCGTTGTGGGCGTTCGTGACTGGGATGGTCCTGCTGCGCAGTTCGCTGGTCGGGTACGGCCACTACGCTTTGCACCGCGCGCAACGGGGCATGAACCGATTCTTCGCCAACGCCTTTGATCTCAACTATGTGGCGCTTTCGTTGGTGGTCGCCGACGGACATACTCTGCTGCATCACCCGTATACGCAAAGCGACGTCGATATCAAGAAGAACGTCTTCACGATGATGATGCGGCTGCCCCGGCTGTACCGGGTCCCCGTTCACACGCTGCACAAGTTCGGACACCTGCTCAGCGGCATGGCCTTTCGCGTCGCCGACGTGTGGAACATGACACGCAAGGTCGGTGTGGAAGAAGGCTATGGTAGTTGGCGCAACGCGCTCCCGCACTTCCTCGGGTCATCGGCGGTCCGGCTCCTTCTGGTCGGTGAGCTGGTGATCTTCCTGGCCGCCGGCGACTTCTGGGCCTGGGCGCTGCAATTCGTCGCCACCCTGTGGGTCAGCACTTTTCTGGTGGTGGCCAGCCACGAGTTCGAAGACGAACACGAACCCGAATTGGCCGGTGAAGACTGGGGCGTCGACCAAGTGGTCCACGCCAACGACCTCAAAGTGGTGGGGAATCGCTACCTCGACTGCTTCCTGTCGGCCGGCCTGAGCTCACACCGCGTCCATCACGTGCTGCCGTTCCAGCGCAGCGGGTTCGCCAACATCGTCACCGAGGACGTGCTGCGCGAGGAGGCGGCGAAATCCGGTGTCGAGTGGCTGCCCGCGAAAAGCTTTCTCACCGACCGCTTGCCCAAACTGTGCCGCACCTACCTGTTGTCGCCGTCGCGACAGGCCAGAGACCTCAACTGGGGCGTGGTGCGCGAGCACTTCTCGCCGACGGCGTGGAAGGCCAGCGCCGAATACGTGGCTTCGGGATTCGTCGGAATCGGGTCGGTATGA
- a CDS encoding type III polyketide synthase: MSTPTDGHAVRPADEGPHYDLTQLPPAPPTTVAVIESIATGTPPRVVDQAQAAGRIATYFTNPEQRQRITRIYQNTQIATRQMAVDPTGPDFDALRASVGSIRDRMNLFYQHAVPLAVEVSRRALAGVPYGVTDIGLLVFVTSTGFIAPGVDAAIVKQLGLSRSVSRVVVNFMGCAAAMNAIRVASNYVRSHPAMKAMVVCLELSSVNAVFADDINDVVIHSLFGDGCGALVIGASQVQEKLEPGKVVIRSSFSHLLDDAEDGIVLGVNHNGITCELSPDLPDYIYDGVDPVVSAMLHDNGLQKSDIDLWAVHPGGPRIIEQSVRSLGLATERAAHSWEVLARFGNMLSVSLLFVLESMVAQAVAARPLSTGVAFAFAPGVTVEGMLFDIVGG; encoded by the coding sequence ATGAGCACCCCTACTGACGGCCACGCGGTACGCCCCGCCGACGAAGGACCGCACTACGACCTGACCCAGTTGCCGCCCGCGCCGCCCACCACGGTGGCGGTCATCGAGAGCATCGCCACCGGTACGCCGCCGCGAGTTGTCGATCAGGCGCAGGCCGCTGGCCGTATCGCCACTTACTTCACCAATCCCGAACAGCGGCAACGCATCACGCGGATATACCAGAACACACAGATAGCCACCCGGCAGATGGCGGTGGACCCAACCGGCCCCGACTTCGACGCCTTGCGAGCAAGTGTCGGGAGCATCCGGGACCGGATGAACCTGTTCTACCAGCACGCGGTGCCGCTGGCGGTCGAGGTCAGCAGACGCGCCCTGGCCGGGGTACCCTACGGCGTCACCGACATCGGCCTGCTGGTATTCGTCACCAGCACCGGTTTCATCGCGCCGGGTGTGGACGCGGCCATCGTCAAGCAACTCGGCCTATCCCGTTCGGTGTCGCGGGTGGTGGTCAACTTCATGGGATGCGCGGCCGCGATGAACGCCATTCGGGTGGCCAGCAATTACGTACGTTCCCACCCCGCGATGAAGGCGATGGTGGTGTGCCTCGAATTGAGCTCGGTCAACGCGGTTTTCGCCGACGACATCAACGACGTGGTCATCCACAGCCTGTTCGGTGACGGGTGCGGCGCGTTGGTCATCGGTGCCAGTCAGGTGCAGGAAAAGCTGGAGCCGGGCAAGGTGGTGATCCGCAGCAGCTTCTCACATCTGCTCGATGACGCCGAGGACGGCATTGTGCTCGGCGTCAACCACAACGGCATCACCTGCGAGTTGTCGCCGGATCTGCCTGACTACATTTACGACGGCGTCGATCCCGTGGTGTCAGCGATGTTGCACGACAACGGGTTACAGAAGTCCGACATCGACCTGTGGGCCGTGCACCCCGGCGGACCGCGGATCATCGAGCAATCGGTGCGTTCACTGGGGTTGGCGACCGAGCGGGCGGCGCACAGCTGGGAGGTGCTGGCCCGGTTCGGCAACATGCTGAGCGTCTCGCTGCTGTTCGTTCTGGAATCGATGGTGGCTCAAGCCGTTGCGGCCAGACCGCTTTCCACCGGGGTGGCGTTTGCGTTCGCACCCGGGGTCACCGTCGAAGGCATGCTGTTCGACATCGTGGGCGGGTGA
- a CDS encoding sulfotransferase domain-containing protein: MSRGASAVADRFEYRSWISDNRRWDALALREGDIVISAPSKCGVTWTQRLVSLLIFDGPRLPGPLSIVSPWLDRTVRPIEEVVAGLEAQRHRRFIKTHTPLDGLVLDDRVTYLGVGRDPRDAAMSELAQWDNMNHSTLNRSLEAAGAPRDRSPHEAFRDWLEGPIVPPDRPGFLPPAKHMGSLSNILHHFWTVWSRRHQPNVAMFHYLDLQTDLVGELVRLGHALGYQLSRERAAELAEHARLDEMRAHASALAPEATEGIWRSNEQFFRAGSRGEWRHFFDDAVYRRYYDRINQLAPPDLLAWAHEGRQGCDPAA, encoded by the coding sequence ATGAGTCGAGGCGCGAGCGCGGTGGCCGACCGGTTTGAGTACCGCTCGTGGATCAGCGACAACCGGCGCTGGGACGCGCTGGCGCTACGGGAGGGCGACATCGTCATCTCCGCGCCGTCCAAGTGCGGCGTGACCTGGACCCAGCGCCTGGTGTCGCTGCTGATCTTCGACGGGCCACGATTGCCGGGGCCGCTGTCGATCGTCTCGCCGTGGCTGGACCGCACCGTGCGCCCGATCGAGGAAGTGGTCGCCGGCCTCGAGGCCCAGCGCCACCGCCGGTTCATCAAGACGCATACGCCGCTGGACGGGCTGGTTCTCGACGACCGCGTCACCTACCTCGGCGTCGGGCGCGATCCGCGTGATGCCGCGATGTCGGAATTGGCCCAGTGGGACAACATGAACCACTCGACGCTGAACCGTTCGCTCGAAGCCGCGGGCGCACCGCGCGACCGCAGCCCGCACGAGGCGTTCCGGGACTGGCTGGAGGGCCCCATCGTCCCGCCGGACCGGCCGGGCTTTCTGCCGCCGGCCAAGCATATGGGCTCCCTGTCGAACATCCTGCACCACTTCTGGACGGTGTGGTCCCGACGCCACCAACCCAATGTGGCGATGTTCCACTACCTGGACCTGCAGACCGACTTGGTCGGTGAGCTGGTACGGCTGGGACACGCCCTGGGCTACCAGCTGAGCCGCGAGCGCGCCGCCGAGCTCGCCGAACACGCCCGACTCGACGAGATGCGTGCGCACGCTTCGGCTTTGGCCCCCGAAGCCACCGAAGGCATCTGGCGCAGCAACGAGCAGTTCTTCCGGGCCGGGAGCCGCGGCGAATGGCGACACTTCTTCGACGACGCGGTGTATCGGCGCTACTACGACCGGATCAACCAACTCGCCCCGCCCGATCTGCTCGCCTGGGCGCACGAGGGACGTCAGGGCTGCGACCCGGCCGCATAG